A window from Verrucomicrobiota bacterium encodes these proteins:
- a CDS encoding divalent metal cation transporter encodes MPKTKSISTQTERENRILQDAESKGVLGRWITYAKLSGPGWLQSAITLGGGSLSTSLFLGVLGGVSLLWIQPVAMVLGIIMMCAISYVVLSTGKRPFELIRTRVNPVIAWGWIIATFLANIIWSLPQFSLGTAAVTRNLVPGSNPYVVSFVMLAISVAIIWFYDSGRKGIRIFENLLKLFVALIVLSFVGVVVKLGYSDNGLNWGAILGGFVPDFKQLTTPAATFSESLSGLSDEAYEFWRGTIVSLQRSVIFSGVTYAVGINMTFLLPYSQLAKGWNRNFRGLAVFDLSTSLLIPFILATSCVVIAASNQFHTDPEEGLMTKLTAAGEVVLMNEGPQNTALAGAYRTLLVQRLSHQGIGVSDMTEEEREIVFAQMPDKEKRLAAMLVKRGALSLATSLEPLMGYAFANYVFGFGVFAMTLSSIIILMLINGFAFCEMLGLPHRGLWHRFGCMLPGVGVLGPLIWQGASFWVVVPTAIIGLIALPLAYLSFFVLFNSKKLLGEERVEGPKRYALNAIMICAIVFVSFGCVWATYDRAGNLGLVGIGVFLLLAAIAHLRNRTVL; translated from the coding sequence ATGCCCAAAACCAAATCAATCTCGACGCAGACCGAACGGGAAAATCGGATACTGCAGGATGCCGAATCAAAAGGTGTACTCGGGCGATGGATTACCTATGCGAAGTTGTCGGGTCCTGGTTGGTTGCAGTCCGCTATTACCCTTGGCGGCGGTTCGTTGAGCACAAGTCTTTTTCTAGGGGTGCTTGGAGGGGTATCACTTCTATGGATACAGCCTGTTGCGATGGTTCTCGGGATTATCATGATGTGTGCGATTTCCTACGTTGTTCTTTCGACCGGAAAACGCCCCTTTGAGCTCATTCGAACGAGAGTAAACCCCGTTATTGCCTGGGGGTGGATCATAGCGACTTTTCTTGCGAATATAATTTGGTCGCTTCCGCAATTTAGCCTGGGTACTGCAGCCGTCACCCGCAATTTGGTGCCCGGATCGAACCCGTATGTTGTGAGCTTTGTCATGTTGGCAATTTCGGTGGCGATCATTTGGTTTTATGATTCTGGCCGAAAGGGAATTCGAATCTTTGAGAATCTTTTGAAACTCTTCGTCGCTCTAATCGTCCTCTCCTTCGTTGGGGTTGTTGTGAAGTTGGGTTACTCCGACAACGGACTCAATTGGGGTGCGATCCTGGGTGGATTTGTGCCGGACTTTAAACAGCTTACCACTCCTGCTGCTACGTTCTCGGAGAGTCTGTCTGGATTGAGTGATGAGGCTTACGAATTCTGGCGTGGGACGATCGTAAGCCTCCAACGGAGTGTGATTTTCTCAGGTGTAACGTACGCAGTGGGGATCAATATGACCTTTTTGCTTCCTTACTCGCAGCTAGCGAAGGGATGGAACAGGAACTTTCGAGGTTTGGCAGTCTTCGATTTGTCCACGAGTTTGCTGATTCCTTTCATTCTGGCGACCAGCTGTGTAGTGATTGCTGCGTCGAACCAATTCCATACAGATCCTGAGGAAGGGTTAATGACGAAATTGACTGCTGCGGGCGAGGTAGTGTTGATGAACGAAGGGCCCCAGAATACTGCACTTGCCGGAGCCTACCGAACACTTCTGGTTCAGCGACTTTCGCACCAAGGGATCGGTGTTAGCGATATGACGGAAGAGGAGCGTGAGATTGTTTTTGCGCAGATGCCGGACAAAGAGAAACGACTTGCGGCAATGCTGGTCAAGCGTGGTGCCCTTTCGTTGGCAACATCCCTCGAACCATTAATGGGCTATGCATTCGCTAACTATGTTTTTGGTTTCGGGGTCTTTGCGATGACGCTTTCGAGTATAATTATTCTTATGCTCATCAATGGATTTGCATTTTGTGAGATGCTCGGGCTTCCACACCGTGGTCTTTGGCATCGTTTCGGCTGTATGTTGCCGGGAGTGGGCGTGCTCGGGCCACTTATTTGGCAAGGGGCGAGTTTTTGGGTCGTCGTACCGACAGCGATCATCGGTTTGATTGCATTACCTCTGGCCTATCTCAGTTTTTTCGTATTGTTCAACAGCAAGAAGCTTCTTGGCGAGGAACGGGTAGAGGGTCCGAAGCGATATGCGTTAAACGCGATTATGATATGCGCGATTGTTTTCGTGAGTTTCGGATGCGTTTGGGCAACTTACGACCGGGCCGGGAATTTAGGTCTGGTCGGAATCGGAGTATTTCTGCTTTTGGCAGCGATTGCCCATTTGAGGAATCGAACTGTGTTATAA
- a CDS encoding DNA-binding transcriptional regulator — protein MYIRAYFSSFRAHYDCQPKFNDENLCMAPKRQTPPRVALLIQGTRHYERSLLSGIADYANLHGPWQFFRNVSYLRDEDISPQALLRAWKPDALIIRESSPRHYDKILRSKLPIIYAPSTEPNPSVTNIIVDDVETGRLAARHLYENGFRNFAFCGVSDLFFWSRLRREGFCKEVEALGHKAHIFESKTGDEFLSWSASSRKLRKWLAELPGQTGLMACTDDFALLAQEACIAVNRSIPDEIALIGVGNDEAVCELAATPLSSVELNVKRAGYNAARFLDHRLKTKSNTHQTKPIKIVIEPLRVIARVSTDPAKTRDVEIAKAIRYINKQINQAIDVSDVVAATNLSRRTLYNKFQAATGEPISSFIRQRKIEHFSKLLLETNLTVAEIAYSMGYESESNISRLFKKYSGVTPLAYRRRHLVTA, from the coding sequence ATGTATATTCGTGCATACTTTTCTTCATTTCGTGCACATTATGATTGTCAGCCCAAGTTCAACGACGAGAATCTATGCATGGCTCCAAAACGACAAACGCCCCCGAGAGTCGCTCTCCTCATCCAAGGCACACGCCACTACGAACGCTCTCTCCTGAGTGGAATTGCAGATTATGCCAACCTTCACGGTCCTTGGCAGTTCTTTCGCAATGTCTCCTACCTGCGAGATGAAGATATTTCTCCGCAAGCGCTTCTACGCGCTTGGAAGCCCGACGCCTTGATCATTCGCGAAAGCTCGCCCCGGCACTACGACAAAATTCTCAGGAGCAAACTCCCGATCATCTACGCTCCGAGCACAGAGCCAAATCCAAGTGTCACCAATATTATCGTCGACGACGTAGAAACCGGGAGGTTGGCAGCGCGCCACCTTTACGAAAATGGCTTCCGGAATTTTGCGTTCTGTGGAGTCAGCGACCTTTTTTTCTGGTCACGTCTCCGACGTGAGGGGTTTTGCAAAGAAGTCGAAGCACTCGGACACAAGGCTCATATTTTCGAAAGTAAAACGGGAGACGAATTTCTCAGCTGGAGTGCAAGTTCTCGAAAACTACGGAAATGGCTGGCTGAGCTACCCGGACAAACAGGACTAATGGCCTGTACGGACGATTTTGCTCTCCTCGCACAAGAGGCCTGCATTGCGGTCAATCGCTCTATCCCCGATGAAATTGCATTGATAGGAGTCGGGAATGATGAAGCCGTTTGCGAACTTGCAGCGACTCCTCTCAGCAGTGTCGAACTCAACGTCAAACGTGCCGGTTACAACGCCGCACGCTTTCTCGACCATCGGTTAAAAACCAAATCCAACACTCACCAGACAAAGCCCATAAAGATCGTAATTGAACCCTTGCGGGTGATTGCACGTGTTTCAACGGATCCGGCCAAAACTCGCGATGTAGAGATCGCGAAAGCGATTCGTTACATCAACAAACAAATCAATCAGGCAATCGACGTAAGCGATGTAGTCGCGGCCACCAATCTCTCCCGCCGGACTCTCTACAACAAATTTCAAGCCGCCACAGGTGAACCCATCTCAAGCTTTATCCGTCAGCGCAAGATTGAGCATTTCTCAAAGCTTCTACTCGAGACAAACCTTACCGTCGCAGAAATCGCTTACTCGATGGGGTATGAGTCAGAGAGCAATATCTCACGGCTTTTCAAAAAATACTCGGGTGTAACTCCGCTCGCCTATCGGCGCAGGCATTTGGTAACCGCCTAG
- a CDS encoding alkaline phosphatase D family protein, with product MKTIQKSASCFTIRLLLILITLLSTGSADPVYVEPTESSVPRDVRKGSLEMDTWIMDNYGLAQNDRRDLYLGAREYLSASRDARLSDSEVVSMAQDMGISLISGPLLGDLTTEGVSIWMRPSIADDLTILVIGENEDPKYYPVMVEQLGRPVRTQIDNLKEASSYTYAIVASDSEVVARGSFKTAPRNDTDSQLRITFGADFHKIGLHNPNLFSQISRRDPLAMFFYGDIAADGRRSNFNMIEADYLLRDTSGPWANFVANTPVYTSWDDWDYFANDRSGLDRHITAEIRQNLREIWNANWNSPVERPRREGIFFKTRLGPVEYFMLDTRSCRETGRKGGFRSFLGEEQHEWLKLGLLGSTAPFKVISSGTMWSDYVSDGKDSWGVWDKEGREDIFSFIEEKGIGGVLLVSGDRHGARGFRIPRKNDFGFFEFGVGSLGGIKGPDALVKDCSEQFFGYTGSEIIAFGEFTFDPGRPDPEVTFRLISDHGVILEEVKISLSQITPP from the coding sequence ATGAAAACCATACAAAAATCTGCCTCTTGTTTTACCATTCGACTCTTACTCATACTCATCACTCTTCTCTCTACTGGCTCAGCAGATCCTGTTTATGTTGAACCGACTGAATCATCCGTGCCGAGAGATGTGCGGAAAGGTAGTCTGGAGATGGATACGTGGATTATGGACAACTATGGTCTTGCGCAAAACGATAGGCGAGACCTCTACCTGGGAGCTCGAGAGTATCTTTCGGCATCTCGGGACGCCCGATTGAGTGATTCAGAGGTTGTCTCGATGGCGCAAGACATGGGGATCTCATTGATCAGTGGGCCATTGCTGGGAGATCTAACGACGGAGGGTGTTTCTATCTGGATGCGTCCATCGATAGCTGATGATTTGACCATTCTAGTCATTGGTGAAAATGAGGATCCGAAGTACTATCCCGTTATGGTCGAACAACTTGGAAGACCTGTGCGGACTCAGATCGATAACCTGAAAGAGGCTTCGTCGTATACCTACGCGATTGTCGCGTCGGATTCTGAGGTAGTGGCTCGTGGTTCGTTTAAGACTGCACCGCGAAACGACACTGATAGTCAGCTGCGAATCACATTCGGCGCGGACTTTCACAAAATTGGACTGCATAATCCCAACCTGTTCTCTCAGATTTCCAGGCGCGACCCTCTTGCGATGTTCTTCTATGGCGATATTGCGGCCGACGGACGTCGAAGTAATTTTAATATGATCGAAGCAGATTATCTTTTGCGTGATACTTCAGGACCATGGGCTAATTTTGTCGCCAACACGCCAGTCTACACTTCTTGGGACGACTGGGACTATTTCGCCAACGATCGAAGTGGTTTGGATCGACACATTACTGCTGAAATTCGTCAAAATCTCCGTGAAATTTGGAACGCCAATTGGAATAGCCCGGTTGAGAGGCCTCGGCGGGAAGGCATTTTTTTCAAGACGAGGTTAGGTCCTGTTGAGTATTTTATGCTGGATACCCGCTCTTGCCGCGAGACCGGCAGAAAGGGTGGGTTTAGGAGTTTCCTCGGCGAGGAGCAGCATGAGTGGTTGAAGCTTGGTCTCTTGGGATCGACGGCACCCTTTAAAGTAATTAGCTCTGGCACTATGTGGAGTGATTACGTAAGCGACGGAAAGGACTCGTGGGGTGTTTGGGACAAAGAAGGAAGAGAAGACATTTTCTCTTTTATCGAGGAAAAGGGAATCGGTGGTGTTCTCCTTGTCAGTGGAGACCGTCACGGTGCCCGGGGCTTCCGAATTCCTAGAAAGAACGACTTTGGATTCTTTGAGTTTGGTGTTGGTAGTTTGGGTGGCATCAAAGGGCCAGATGCTCTCGTTAAGGACTGTTCTGAACAGTTCTTCGGATATACTGGTTCCGAGATCATTGCCTTTGGTGAATTCACTTTTGATCCGGGCCGTCCTGACCCAGAAGTAACCTTTCGGCTAATTAGTGATCACGGTGTTATCTTGGAAGAGGTGAAAATCAGTCTCTCACAAATAACACCTCCCTGA
- a CDS encoding sulfatase has protein sequence MKSLVLAVPFLLCAISIWASERPNILFIMSDDHASQAIGAYGGILAQLDPTPTIDRLAEEGVLMENVFAQNSICTPSRASIMTGQSSAVNGATDLDKEISVEQQYLSKEMRKAGYQTAVIGKWHLKEKPETFDYYKVLVGQGHYIDPVFLEKGATGTVVRPSASAWERNKFGPNIIFENAVQMEGHSTDRVTDSALEWLREERDPKKPFFLKLHYKAPHDRFRNAPRYDTYLDDVDIPEPDSLFDRQNHGSIATRGYEEELLPFLGSSISMRHRVRNYRGFAKGLLKINPEASEEEIAAYAYQQYLKRYLRCVKGIDDNIQRVLNFLKEEGLDGNTVVVYTSDQGMFLGEHDYIDKRWAYEESMRMPFIVRYPESIPAGSRSDAIVENIDIPAMLLDYAGVETPDYMHGRSFRTIMETGREGEDWKDAAYYHYWMHLKHHFVPAHIGIRTKEYKLLLFYGCAENSAEAHSPPAWELYDLIDDPKEMNNLYDDPEYSAIVEELKERLKELRSLYGEDDPKFLCNRAIDAYWDYDDEDRSRAVSLSESFREEMEEKYPPRSFSK, from the coding sequence ATGAAAAGTCTGGTTCTGGCAGTTCCTTTTTTGTTGTGCGCGATTTCGATATGGGCAAGTGAGCGGCCGAATATTCTTTTTATCATGTCGGATGATCATGCCTCTCAGGCTATCGGTGCCTACGGAGGGATTCTAGCGCAACTGGATCCGACGCCCACAATCGATCGGTTGGCGGAAGAAGGAGTTTTGATGGAGAATGTTTTCGCACAGAACTCGATCTGCACCCCGAGTAGGGCTTCGATCATGACTGGGCAGAGTAGTGCGGTCAATGGCGCTACGGATCTGGATAAAGAGATTTCGGTGGAGCAGCAGTACCTTTCGAAAGAGATGCGTAAGGCAGGTTATCAAACTGCGGTGATTGGAAAATGGCACCTGAAAGAGAAGCCTGAGACCTTTGATTACTACAAGGTGCTGGTAGGGCAGGGGCACTACATCGATCCTGTGTTCCTTGAGAAGGGTGCAACAGGAACTGTAGTGAGACCCAGTGCAAGTGCGTGGGAAAGGAACAAATTCGGACCGAACATCATTTTCGAGAATGCGGTCCAAATGGAAGGCCATTCAACGGATCGTGTTACCGATTCCGCTCTGGAATGGCTCAGGGAAGAAAGGGATCCAAAAAAACCGTTCTTTTTAAAACTACATTATAAAGCGCCGCATGACCGATTCAGGAATGCTCCTCGGTATGACACCTATTTGGATGATGTGGATATTCCTGAGCCTGATTCGCTATTTGATCGCCAAAATCATGGCTCAATCGCAACACGTGGTTATGAAGAAGAGTTGCTTCCATTTCTCGGATCGTCGATCAGTATGCGCCACCGGGTGCGCAATTACCGGGGATTTGCAAAAGGTTTGCTCAAGATAAATCCGGAAGCATCGGAGGAAGAGATCGCCGCCTACGCCTACCAGCAATACCTCAAAAGGTATCTCCGCTGCGTGAAAGGCATCGACGATAATATCCAGCGTGTTCTCAATTTCTTAAAGGAGGAGGGATTAGACGGTAACACAGTAGTCGTCTATACGAGCGATCAGGGAATGTTTCTTGGAGAACACGACTACATCGATAAGCGGTGGGCATACGAAGAATCGATGCGCATGCCATTCATCGTTCGCTACCCGGAATCGATTCCTGCCGGGAGTCGCTCCGATGCTATTGTAGAGAATATTGATATCCCAGCGATGCTTCTCGATTACGCAGGCGTTGAGACACCCGACTATATGCATGGTCGTAGTTTTCGCACGATCATGGAGACCGGAAGGGAGGGTGAGGACTGGAAGGATGCGGCCTACTATCACTACTGGATGCATCTTAAGCATCACTTTGTTCCTGCTCATATCGGTATCCGCACCAAGGAGTATAAGCTTCTCCTTTTCTATGGATGTGCAGAAAACTCAGCTGAGGCACACTCACCTCCTGCTTGGGAGCTTTATGATCTGATCGATGATCCGAAGGAAATGAATAATCTTTACGACGATCCAGAGTATTCAGCGATCGTCGAGGAGCTTAAGGAACGGCTTAAGGAGTTGCGTAGCCTGTATGGTGAAGATGATCCCAAATTTCTTTGCAACAGGGCAATTGATGCTTATTGGGATTATGATGATGAAGATCGTTCTCGTGCGGTCAGTCTTTCGGAGTCGTTTAGAGAGGAGATGGAGGAGAAATATCCTCCCCGGAGCTTTTCAAAATAG
- a CDS encoding DUF5703 domain-containing protein produces the protein MRAGLAIALFLNVSVLAGEGPFWTDQYDVEWTTPSDNGPMDSMPFGGGDIGCNIWVEDGEVFLYAQKSGSFNELGEYVKLGRFRLNFTPNSFEDPQRFRQKLHLQDGSVYLTAVSEFEIRVRTWVDVFTSSIHLTVDSDEPVDYKISFETWRYEDKLLEEPPKDPKMSNSSRWGSYSLVAYPGEVWKLRDQYDFDGDSVLFYHRNPAETQAHYVELEQQDMMAFKDEIYDGKKNLTFGGKMFGTSAVRGTRGMGEYLNRDYEYLSLVSSEKAKNHHIVIATHLAQEEQFESWRSNMDRIGLETKASLGNTDENREWWRSFWDRSWVVIEPDSTDHENPLWKLGQIYQLGRYQFGCNFYGSSPTKFNGGSFTVDPFKNQFDPDWRQWGGDYHTAQNQRLIYWPMLKMGDFDAMPAQFDLYRHGLRGAEIRVEKYFGHEGAYYSENTSTSGLVMGLAWCWPPNDHSPQKRIRPEEVPFGDPRIRGFTKGFAEEGMQYNASCGYHFTAPLEHAYMIMEYHRYSGNSIEEYIPFIKSSVIFFDQHYQKRQMMRTGEPFDDRGKLYISPAMALETGSMANPMDLVAGLEACLESLIELDSPSISEEDRAYYREFLDRLPPTPFYVEHEGRTMLAPGEGVYRSKPQKEVPQFYPLYPFDRITPADTEEMAVARETWLHDTSLAKDRIFGWQQKNIFAARAGFADDAMDLSVRKIFDGRKLMRFPSFLGPMYDWIPDHNWLGASMIGIQEMLMQCFGDTIYLLPAWPFDVDVDFKLHAPERTTVEVSFRSGKIEKLIVTPESRRDDVVFMQRGFSADLN, from the coding sequence ATGAGAGCTGGATTAGCGATTGCATTGTTTTTAAACGTTTCCGTTCTAGCTGGAGAGGGTCCGTTTTGGACCGACCAATACGATGTTGAATGGACGACTCCGAGTGATAATGGACCGATGGATTCCATGCCATTTGGTGGAGGTGATATTGGCTGCAATATATGGGTGGAAGACGGAGAAGTATTTCTGTACGCGCAGAAGTCGGGCTCGTTTAACGAGTTGGGTGAATACGTGAAGCTGGGTCGGTTCAGACTGAACTTCACACCAAATTCATTCGAGGATCCCCAGCGGTTTAGGCAGAAGCTTCATTTGCAGGATGGTTCTGTGTATTTAACCGCAGTCTCTGAATTCGAAATCAGGGTAAGGACATGGGTAGACGTCTTTACAAGTTCAATACATTTGACAGTCGATTCGGATGAGCCTGTAGATTATAAAATCAGTTTCGAGACGTGGAGGTATGAAGATAAACTCCTCGAGGAACCTCCCAAAGATCCGAAGATGTCAAACAGTTCCCGGTGGGGTAGTTACTCTCTAGTGGCGTATCCCGGGGAGGTGTGGAAGCTTAGAGACCAGTATGATTTTGATGGAGACTCGGTTCTCTTCTACCACCGGAATCCAGCGGAAACGCAGGCACACTATGTGGAGCTGGAGCAGCAAGACATGATGGCCTTTAAGGATGAGATTTATGACGGAAAGAAGAATCTTACTTTTGGGGGTAAGATGTTTGGAACTTCGGCGGTCCGTGGAACCCGGGGGATGGGAGAATACCTGAACAGAGACTATGAGTATCTCAGTCTCGTAAGCAGTGAAAAGGCAAAGAACCATCATATCGTGATCGCTACTCACTTGGCACAGGAAGAACAGTTTGAGTCTTGGAGGAGCAATATGGATAGGATTGGCTTGGAGACGAAGGCCAGCCTTGGGAACACAGATGAGAATCGAGAGTGGTGGCGTAGTTTCTGGGATCGAAGCTGGGTAGTTATCGAGCCGGACTCGACAGATCATGAGAATCCTCTTTGGAAGCTTGGACAGATTTACCAGTTGGGACGCTACCAGTTTGGATGCAACTTTTATGGAAGCTCTCCCACGAAGTTTAATGGCGGCAGCTTTACCGTCGATCCGTTCAAGAACCAGTTTGATCCTGATTGGCGTCAGTGGGGGGGCGACTACCATACCGCACAGAATCAGCGTTTGATTTATTGGCCGATGTTGAAAATGGGAGACTTTGATGCGATGCCCGCGCAGTTTGACTTATATCGTCACGGGCTCCGAGGCGCTGAAATCAGGGTTGAAAAGTATTTTGGTCACGAAGGGGCCTACTACAGCGAAAATACCAGCACAAGTGGTTTGGTGATGGGCCTTGCTTGGTGCTGGCCTCCAAATGACCATTCTCCTCAGAAACGAATCCGGCCAGAGGAAGTTCCTTTCGGAGATCCTCGGATCAGAGGTTTTACAAAAGGATTTGCGGAAGAAGGCATGCAATACAACGCGTCCTGTGGGTATCACTTCACGGCGCCTCTTGAGCACGCGTATATGATCATGGAGTATCATCGCTATTCTGGTAACAGCATTGAGGAGTACATCCCGTTTATTAAATCATCGGTCATCTTCTTCGATCAACACTACCAGAAGCGTCAGATGATGCGGACCGGAGAGCCTTTTGATGACCGCGGAAAACTCTACATCTCCCCCGCTATGGCTCTTGAAACCGGATCTATGGCAAACCCGATGGACCTTGTTGCCGGACTGGAAGCTTGTTTGGAAAGCTTGATCGAACTGGATAGCCCGTCGATTTCGGAAGAGGATAGGGCTTACTACCGGGAGTTTCTTGATCGTTTGCCTCCAACACCTTTTTACGTAGAGCACGAGGGGCGTACCATGCTCGCTCCGGGCGAAGGTGTATATCGGTCAAAGCCGCAGAAAGAAGTTCCTCAGTTTTATCCTTTATATCCGTTTGATAGAATCACGCCCGCAGACACTGAAGAAATGGCTGTAGCCCGTGAAACGTGGTTGCATGACACAAGTCTCGCGAAGGACCGTATTTTCGGCTGGCAGCAGAAGAATATCTTCGCGGCGCGTGCAGGTTTCGCGGACGACGCAATGGATTTGAGTGTCCGAAAGATCTTCGATGGCCGTAAGCTGATGCGGTTCCCATCATTCCTGGGGCCCATGTATGATTGGATACCAGACCACAATTGGCTCGGGGCTAGTATGATCGGAATTCAGGAAATGCTGATGCAGTGTTTCGGCGACACAATTTACCTCCTACCCGCCTGGCCATTTGATGTGGATGTGGATTTTAAGTTGCATGCGCCTGAGAGAACCACAGTCGAGGTTTCATTCAGAAGCGGTAAGATCGAGAAACTCATTGTGACTCCTGAGTCCCGTAGGGATGACGTGGTGTTTATGCAGAGAGGATTCAGCGCAGATCTGAATTGA
- a CDS encoding nucleoside hydrolase-like domain-containing protein, whose translation MNPWSVFGMVGFAFAGTAMDYAPKPKVWIYSDAADKSLERAPGKRITDPDDISAMANYLLMSNHFETVGIVVGGNRNANCDQRKISMQAWAEGLFLKAYMKDLPSLNENIGGFQDSIRFLESFIWRKPEPYDPGKAYLDLKGYESVELLVDALESSDGTIYVLCWGMLTEPAILIRHCVEAGRLDLLEKVCIISHWTSSFYHVGSLENPDHVHNAFNDAAAAAYVKESSLNGLVRFYECAAVGQSGIVGGSPRGWDFYKQFRVSELGRLYVSGKYLNREKTVDDSDSATHWVLLGDWGVGLEDINDNGVNTPSIEKRNEESFFEWSPKIRRELLRRVEVTAAPY comes from the coding sequence ATGAACCCCTGGTCAGTTTTTGGTATGGTCGGTTTTGCTTTTGCTGGAACGGCAATGGATTACGCTCCCAAACCGAAAGTGTGGATCTACAGTGACGCAGCGGATAAATCTCTGGAGCGTGCTCCCGGAAAACGCATCACCGATCCAGATGACATTTCGGCGATGGCAAATTACCTCCTCATGTCCAACCACTTCGAAACCGTTGGAATCGTGGTTGGAGGTAACCGTAACGCGAATTGCGATCAGAGAAAGATCAGTATGCAGGCGTGGGCTGAAGGTCTTTTCCTAAAGGCGTACATGAAAGATCTGCCATCGTTAAACGAGAATATCGGTGGATTCCAAGATTCAATTCGGTTCTTGGAATCGTTCATTTGGAGAAAACCGGAACCGTACGACCCGGGGAAGGCATATCTTGATCTTAAGGGATACGAATCCGTTGAATTGTTAGTAGATGCTTTGGAGAGCAGTGATGGGACGATTTATGTGTTGTGTTGGGGAATGTTAACGGAACCGGCTATACTGATCCGCCATTGTGTGGAGGCAGGACGGTTGGATTTGCTCGAAAAGGTCTGCATCATCTCGCATTGGACTAGTTCTTTTTATCACGTAGGATCACTTGAGAACCCAGATCATGTTCACAATGCCTTCAATGATGCGGCCGCCGCGGCCTACGTAAAAGAATCATCGCTAAATGGTCTTGTTCGATTTTACGAGTGTGCGGCCGTAGGGCAGTCGGGAATCGTAGGAGGTAGTCCAAGGGGATGGGATTTTTATAAACAGTTCAGAGTTAGCGAGTTGGGTAGGCTGTATGTAAGTGGTAAGTATCTAAACAGGGAGAAGACAGTGGATGATTCCGATTCCGCAACCCATTGGGTCCTTCTTGGCGATTGGGGAGTGGGATTAGAGGATATAAATGACAACGGCGTAAATACTCCTTCTATTGAGAAGCGAAACGAAGAGTCATTCTTTGAATGGTCACCAAAGATCCGGAGAGAACTTTTACGTCGGGTTGAGGTAACTGCAGCGCCTTATTGA
- a CDS encoding gamma carbonic anhydrase family protein has product MDLPESVANRLAKHLDKTPVIPKSCWISETAKVYGDVVFGERCSVFPSVVVRGDINLIRIGDETNIQDGAIVHLSDDYGAIIGARVSVGHGAIVHACTIGNNCLIGMQATILDGAEVGDFCVIGANALVTQGMKVPSGSMVLGAPGKVARTLTAEERRALTELALKYVEVSKGFRERGLR; this is encoded by the coding sequence ATGGATCTCCCAGAAAGTGTGGCCAACCGCCTGGCCAAACACTTGGACAAGACACCGGTTATTCCCAAAAGCTGTTGGATATCCGAAACTGCCAAAGTTTATGGAGACGTCGTTTTTGGGGAACGTTGCAGCGTTTTTCCATCGGTTGTAGTGCGAGGAGACATCAATCTCATTCGGATTGGTGATGAGACGAACATTCAGGACGGGGCAATCGTCCACCTTTCAGACGACTATGGCGCTATTATTGGTGCGCGCGTATCCGTTGGACACGGAGCAATCGTTCATGCCTGCACAATTGGTAACAATTGCCTGATTGGAATGCAGGCGACTATTTTGGACGGCGCTGAGGTGGGAGATTTTTGTGTGATCGGGGCGAATGCCTTGGTGACACAGGGCATGAAAGTTCCGTCTGGATCGATGGTACTCGGGGCTCCGGGTAAAGTGGCTAGGACTCTCACCGCTGAGGAAAGGAGAGCCCTTACTGAATTGGCTCTAAAATATGTTGAGGTATCGAAGGGCTTTAGGGAGCGCGGACTGCGTTAG